One window from the genome of Hydra vulgaris chromosome 02, alternate assembly HydraT2T_AEP encodes:
- the LOC136075936 gene encoding uncharacterized protein LOC136075936, whose translation MAEECRVNVVQPPVRQISSSISSSSSPNTPKTPRKVINYNCSVCYCKTSTYSFMLHHFKLHGNQAAVFCKICLSKFKSLSGFLKHSKECSINQINICTIENEVENDVVNQIGNTKINEDYLGALALHLQGKHRCAQNVLNIIFSNLKEMLSVLNVDIEALKATCDKLSTQYLREKYYKNNLQTPTAKVVGLNKQGCIIPFIEILSFLLQSQEINDFTAVNGDANHMKIGIYGDDLGITNPLGKARKKQKMFVFYFQILNIPSLYRGRTSSIFPLIFTHTKWVKDKYFYSILFSDFISSISQLENGIVIKVKGVSKIITVEVVYFSGDSLSANAIGGFKEGFSEKTLRCCRSCNSTRQQMKDFSNHEECSIRNAPEHMIRLTELNSGLNKADKSKWSKYYGLYVNICVWLMKENIRL comes from the coding sequence ATGGCTGAAGAATGTCGTGTTAATGTTGTTCAGCCTCCGGTAAGACAAATATCTTCATCaatttcttcatcttcatcTCCAAACACACCCAAGACACCGCGAAAGGTAATAAACTATAACTGTTCTGTTTGTTATTGTAAAACTTCAACTTATAGTTTTATGCTTCATCACTTTAAACTGCATGGCAACCAAGCAgccgttttttgtaaaatttgtttgtcCAAGTTTAAAAGTCTTTCAGGTTTCCTGAAGCATTCTAAAGAATGTTCCATTAACCAGATCAATATCTGTACTATTGAAAATGAAGTTGAAAACGATGTTGTGAATCAAATTGGtaacacaaaaattaatgaagatTATTTAGGAGCTTTGGCATTACATTTACAAGGAAAGCACAGATGtgctcaaaatgttttaaacataattttcagTAATTTAAAGGAGATGCTTTCTGTATTAAATGTTGACATTGAGGCTTTAAAAGCTACTTGTGATAAACTGTCAACACAATATTTACGAGAAAAGtattataagaataatttaCAGACTCCAACTGCAAAAGTGGTTGGTCTGAATAAGCAAGGTTGTATAATTCCTTTCATTGAAATATTGTCTTTCCTATTACAATCTCAGGAAATTAATGACTTTACAGCTGTGAATGGGGACGCAAACCACATGAAAATTGGAATATATGGTGATGACCTTGGAATAACAAATCCTTTAGGAAAGGCgcgtaaaaagcaaaaaatgtttgtattttactttCAAATCTTAAACATCCCTTCATTGTATCGTGGTAGAACCTCTTCTATCTTTCCGTTAATTTTTACTCATACTAAATGggtaaaagataaatatttttacagtatTCTTTTTAGCGATTTTATTTCCTCCATAAGCCAGCTGGAAAATGGAATCGTAATTAAAGTTAAGGGTGTTTCCAAAATAATTACAGTTGAAGTAGTATACTTCTCAGGTGACTCTCTTTCTGCAAATGCAATTGGAGGTTTTAAAGAAGGTTTTAGTGAAAAGACATTGCGCTGTTGCAGAAGTTGTAACTCAACCAGACAACAAATGAAAGATTTTTCTAACCATGAAGAATGCAGCATTCGCAACGCTCCTGAACATATGATACGTTTGACTGAACTAAACTCTGGTTTAAACAAAGCTGATAAATCAAAATGGTCTAAATACTATGGCCTCTACGTGAACATATGTGTATGGCTTATGAAAGAAAACATCAGATTGTGA